A part of Thermus sp. LT1-2-5 genomic DNA contains:
- a CDS encoding cation:proton antiporter family protein, whose protein sequence is MEALWVAAAFALGLLATRLGLPPLVGYLGAGFGLHALGLGETDFLRHAADIGVLLLLFSVGLKLRPKDLLEPRVLGVGGLHLLFFALLALPFAGLLPLALALGFSSTVLVAKLLEDKRELTTYHGRLAIGILVLQDLVAVGLLTLGGGGAVSPWALFLFLFPLLRLGVTWLLERSGHEELLVLYGLGLALLGGETFRQVGLSPELGALLTGTLLSGHTKGTEMAKSLWSLKEAFLVAFFLDIGLREGLQGVEAGLVLGLLLLSLLKAPLFFLLFLLFGLRARTAFVAGVYLGNYSEFALIVGVVLERAGLLPLGLGSLALLVALSMALSAPLSRYSHTLYKRLEPWLLRLERKGRHPDEEPERLDGATALIVGMGRTGGAVYRVLEARGERPFGLDADPEKVERHRAKGRRVLYGDAEDPELWERLDLSGVKAVVLALPDLEAKLLAARWLQERGFQGVVAATSFHLEEDPVLEAAGVTLLFHPFREAGERLAERVLERLAIMGEVSHGRS, encoded by the coding sequence ATGGAGGCGCTCTGGGTAGCCGCCGCCTTCGCCCTCGGCCTGTTGGCAACCCGGCTAGGCCTCCCTCCCTTGGTGGGCTACCTGGGAGCGGGGTTTGGCCTCCACGCCCTGGGGCTAGGGGAAACGGACTTCCTGCGCCATGCGGCGGACATCGGCGTCCTGCTCCTCCTCTTTAGCGTGGGGCTTAAGCTTCGGCCCAAGGACCTTCTAGAACCCCGGGTCCTGGGGGTGGGGGGGCTTCACCTCCTCTTTTTCGCCCTCCTGGCCTTGCCCTTCGCCGGCCTCCTTCCCCTCGCCCTGGCCCTGGGGTTTTCCAGCACGGTGCTGGTGGCCAAGCTCCTGGAGGACAAGCGGGAACTCACCACCTACCACGGCCGCCTGGCCATCGGCATCCTGGTGCTACAGGACCTGGTGGCGGTGGGCCTGCTGACCCTGGGGGGCGGCGGCGCGGTGAGCCCTTGGGCGCTTTTCCTCTTCCTCTTCCCCCTCCTCCGCCTGGGGGTGACCTGGCTTTTGGAAAGGAGCGGGCACGAGGAGCTTTTGGTCCTCTATGGCCTGGGCCTTGCCCTTTTGGGAGGGGAAACCTTCCGCCAAGTGGGGTTATCCCCGGAGCTCGGGGCGCTTCTCACCGGCACCCTCCTTTCCGGCCACACCAAGGGCACGGAGATGGCCAAGTCCTTGTGGAGCCTCAAGGAGGCCTTCCTGGTGGCCTTCTTTTTGGACATCGGCCTGCGGGAAGGGCTACAGGGGGTGGAGGCGGGCCTGGTCTTGGGCCTTCTTCTCCTCTCCCTCCTCAAGGCCCCCCTCTTCTTCCTCCTCTTTCTCCTCTTTGGCCTACGGGCCCGCACCGCCTTCGTGGCCGGGGTTTACCTGGGCAACTACTCCGAGTTCGCCCTCATCGTGGGGGTGGTCCTGGAGCGGGCAGGGCTCCTCCCTTTAGGGCTTGGGAGCCTCGCCCTGTTGGTGGCCCTTTCCATGGCCCTCTCCGCCCCATTGAGCCGCTACAGCCATACCCTTTACAAGCGCCTGGAGCCTTGGCTCCTCCGGCTGGAGCGGAAAGGCCGCCACCCCGACGAGGAACCGGAGCGCCTGGACGGGGCCACGGCCCTCATCGTGGGCATGGGGCGCACCGGGGGAGCGGTCTACCGGGTGCTGGAGGCGAGGGGGGAGCGGCCTTTCGGCCTGGACGCCGACCCCGAGAAGGTGGAACGGCACCGGGCCAAGGGCAGGCGGGTGCTCTATGGGGATGCGGAGGACCCCGAGCTTTGGGAGCGGCTGGACCTCTCGGGGGTCAAGGCGGTGGTCCTGGCCCTGCCGGACCTCGAGGCCAAACTCCTCGCCGCCCGCTGGCTCCAGGAGCGGGGCTTCCAAGGTGTGGTGGCCGCTACCAGCTTCCACCTGGAGGAGGACCCGGTCTTGGAAGCCGCCGGGGTGACCCTCCTCTTCCACCCCTTCCGCGAGGCGGGCGAGCGCCTGGCGGAGAGGGTGCTAGAGCG
- a CDS encoding DsbA family protein — MPRAFVLGVVALALVGLGWILFGPKGKAGLDPAQGARFALGSENAPVVVVDFSNYLCPHCQNHALNVLPRLKAEYIDTGKVRYLFRDFPFPGQANVIRASEAAACAHEQGQYYAYHEVLFRAASAWGNLTGTVLDRYLVDLAGQIGLDTQAFQACLASGRHREGVLADQKLADELGLTGTPTFFIAGEKRTGFLPYEEWKALLDQALSQK; from the coding sequence ATGCCGCGCGCCTTCGTTCTCGGAGTAGTGGCCCTGGCCCTTGTGGGCCTAGGCTGGATCCTCTTTGGGCCTAAGGGCAAGGCGGGCCTGGACCCCGCCCAAGGGGCTCGCTTCGCCTTGGGGTCCGAAAACGCTCCCGTGGTGGTGGTGGACTTCTCCAACTACCTCTGCCCCCACTGCCAGAACCATGCCCTAAACGTGCTTCCCAGGCTCAAGGCGGAGTACATCGACACCGGCAAGGTGCGCTACCTCTTCCGCGACTTCCCCTTCCCCGGCCAGGCCAACGTCATCCGGGCCAGCGAGGCCGCCGCCTGCGCCCACGAGCAGGGGCAGTACTACGCCTACCACGAGGTGCTCTTCCGCGCCGCAAGCGCCTGGGGGAATCTCACCGGCACCGTTTTGGACCGCTACCTGGTAGACTTGGCAGGGCAGATCGGGCTAGACACCCAAGCCTTCCAGGCCTGCTTAGCCTCAGGTAGGCATCGGGAAGGGGTCTTGGCGGACCAGAAGTTGGCCGATGAGCTAGGCCTCACCGGGACCCCCACCTTCTTCATCGCGGGGGAGAAGCGCACGGGCTTCCTCCCCTACGAGGAGTGGAAAGCCCTTCTGGACCAAGCCCTTTCCCAGAAATAG